Proteins found in one Crassostrea angulata isolate pt1a10 chromosome 3, ASM2561291v2, whole genome shotgun sequence genomic segment:
- the LOC128178506 gene encoding homeobox protein Nkx-2.1-like, with the protein MSLSPKQTTPFSVTDILSPIEETYKRTTIEAAIPPLTPYRNHSQYPSPQMGSMSVPVTNPYHGGYVPQLSHHTPSYTTQFCNGTEFGHYGDPTRHGSSNWYGTNPDPRLAISRLMGGPSSCAMSSMSSGMHNMNMSALGGLDQHKAGGIQFPITQRRKRRVLFSQAQVYELERRFKQQKYLSAPEREHLASMINLTPTQVKIWFQNHRYKCKRQLKDAKDKTDSSSPPSSPASSQQDSPRQPSPRKGAVSVLVKDGKPCSGSGSSEIENSVHQTQSTTNSQTRMNVGRQGSNGSSQLSPHDQPSKHLSHSMNNCSNSTHNSINSHSSYGGGIHSGLYPSVTMNGGLGSPYGISSRSWIKPEGNEFYTG; encoded by the exons ATGTCCCTCAGTCCAAAACAAACTACACCGTTTTCCGTTACCGACATCCTTAGTCCTATTGAAGAAACTTACAAGAGAACCACCATTGAGGCCGCCATCCCTCCCCTCACTCCATACAGGAATCATTCGCAGTACCCCAGTCCACAGATGGGCAGCATGAGTGTGCCGGTGACCAACCCTTACCACGGGGGCTACGTGCCCCAACTCTCCCATCACACCCCCTCCTATACCACACAATTCTGCAACGGGACCGAGTTTGGACACTACGGGGACCCGACCCGCCACGGATCCTCTAACTGGTACGGGACCAATCCGGACCCCAGACTAGCAA TATCTCGCTTGATGGGTGGCCCGAGTTCATGTGCGATGTCCTCCATGTCATCAGGCATGCATAACATGAACATGTCGGCACTCGGAGGCTTGGACCAGCACAAGGCAGGGGGGATCCAGTTCCCCATCACCCAGAGAAGGAAACGGCGGGTTCTGTTTTCCCAAGCTCAGGTGTACGAGCTCGAGAGACGGTTTAAACAACAGAAATATCTCTCGGCCCCCGAGAGGGAGCACTTAGCTAGCATGATCAATCTGACACCGACCCAGGTCAAAATCTGGTTTCAAAATCATCGGTATAAGTGCAAACGACAGTTGAAGGACGCCAAAGACAAAACCGACTCGTCCTCTCCCCCCTCCTCCCCCGCGTCATCACAGCAGGACTCCCCGCGCCAACCCTCGCCCAGAAAAGGCGCCGTTTCTGTGCTAGTGAAAGACGGGAAACCATGTTCGGGATCGGGCTCATCCGAAATCGAGAACTCGGTTCATCAAACGCAATCGACGACGAATTCTCAGACGAGGATGAACGTTGGACGGCAGGGGTCCAATGGAAGCTCTCAACTCTCCCCTCATGATCAACCATCTAAACATTTGTCTCATTCCATGAATAACTGTAGCAATTCTACGCACAATTCCATCAATTCTCATTCGAGCTATGGAGGGGGGATACATTCAGGACTTTATCCCTCAGTGACCATGAACGGGGGCTTGGGATCTCCTTACGGAATTAGCAGTCGGTCTTGGATAAAACCGGAGGGAAATGAATTTTACACCGGATAA